The following DNA comes from bacterium.
CGGTTGAATAAGCTCCCACTAAATCGTCCCCTCGACCCTTCAGATCAAACCGAACCAAAGTTTCTTCGATTTGAGTTTGATTCAAACTAAGCCCTCTTACCTCGCTAAAGAAATGAAGATGCTCTTTACCGGTAAGAGTCAAATAGAGGGCCAAATCCAGCGCCGAGAGCCCAATCCAGTGGCGACGCTCATCCCCTATCGTTGAGTTAGAATTAATGTTGAGGCTAACAATACCCTCGGTCGGCGAGAGTAAGCTGGCGATGAGTTTAACCAAAGTACTCTTACCAGAGCCGTTCCTGCCGGTTACGACTAGCGAATCACCGCTTTTCAACTCAAAATCGAGCTGTCTTATAACCCACCGCTTATCGTATTTTTTACCTAAACTTTCGATGCATAGATTAGCTAGCATTTCTTAATCGAAGTATACCACTGAGTGACACCTAGGGAAACTTTGTTTCACGTGAAACTTGTATAGCTTATCTGTTGGGATTGCGTATTAAGGGAAGGCAAAAAGGAAAAGGCACTTAGGTCCGCTTCTCTGTTGACGAAATAAATCTATCAATGAGAATCACCCTCATGCCATCAGTCAAAACTTGTTGAGTTTTACAAAGGCATCTTTGCCCTGTTCTTAAAAGGATCGTCCAACGAGCTAACCTTTTTTAGATCCGCCTTTTCTGCCGATTTTTGCCATGTGCTCTCGGTCACGAGACACTTCTAAACCGCCTCTGCGTCCAATCTCAGCCATATGGCTTCGATCTTGAGATACTTTCATGCCACCCTTACGACCTGCTTGCGCATGACCTTCAGGATCGCCGTGCCAACCGCGTCCGGATTCGCCAGAAGCGCTTCCCGCGCCTTTCTTTGAAACCTGATCCTGACTCGATGATCCGGCTTGAGTGGGCTTGTTTTCTGTGTTATCAGTATACATAGCTTCCTCCTGGTCTAAACTGCTGACCAATAGATTTGTTTGATACACTTCCC
Coding sequences within:
- a CDS encoding ABC transporter ATP-binding protein — its product is MLANLCIESLGKKYDKRWVIRQLDFELKSGDSLVVTGRNGSGKSTLVKLIASLLSPTEGIVSLNINSNSTIGDERRHWIGLSALDLALYLTLTGKEHLHFFSEVRGLSLNQTQIEETLVRFDLKGRGDDLVGAYSTGMKQRLRLAIATMHSPALLLLDEPGSGLDEVGRKVLDEVIAQQRERGILIVATNDIDEHQYGELALELGA
- a CDS encoding stress-induced protein, with protein sequence MYTDNTENKPTQAGSSSQDQVSKKGAGSASGESGRGWHGDPEGHAQAGRKGGMKVSQDRSHMAEIGRRGGLEVSRDREHMAKIGRKGGSKKG